Proteins found in one Leishmania donovani BPK282A1 complete genome, chromosome 13 genomic segment:
- a CDS encoding class 3 lipase, putative, with protein MMVCDRCSTLWALANLATRGDGGLLWGLYILRTAGPMPRMCIGPSCRILTRQLVCYGCGLPTVVTQPHTARVVRPNGLSKSVMDDVRVLDVQQLSLRAMEVGGMTTTQVERMFRGLFRRYEEMLAFRAITTAVLAQRVLLSMVASAIAYEYLGAPNITLSLSDIPYARALRITVARERYTILEAPGRVKFIAFPGTHNWRTRWVDMQFARVTETVWSTLHEGVCLTTTAEDQEGADHAEATVILNGGVRKVWEYQVHKGFAQEAQEVGLPFDTLLEDVRSGGYTLVLCGHSLGGATAQYLSLQMLHRRASLLVPRGSQEETPRLLCVSLGAPLLGNYELADHVQGCGWTHIFHNFVHRSDIVPRLSCTDELAWDAQSRLKQLVTSVFTAAQSWWRGGGSQSSPTSAASPAANTAASSAATVAANTPTLSSGRLSTALARLRAKTPSGTSFADASPGVGASATSALFSMNDAAGKETAAPEEEDISDGSSALWEEQAQLAAYADTTLRNSRDALENDTPAPSREAAAQLDAEVEAALHDFKSRCTRRCGAASRPLSTVYHSCREDGGSGPDVADEPVTPSEVGVAADTVADVVLPVSSRRVHRRFTCFGRYHFIQYGAYGYVSTDDSETAFAVLKHGCGEASVLGDHSVEAYNRGVMIHLYRNTES; from the coding sequence ATGATGGTGTGCGACCGCTGCTCCACGCTATGGGCGCTGGCGAACCTCGCCACgcgcggtgacggtggccTTCTGTGGGGGCTGTACATATTGCGGACAGCGGGGCCCATGCCTCGCATGTGCATCGGCCCGTCGTGCCGTATCCTGACACGTCAACTGGTGTGCTACGGGTGTGGGCTGCCCACCGTTGtcacgcagccgcacaccGCACGTGTGGTCCGCCCGAACGGGTTGTCCAAGAGCGTGATGGACGACGTCAGGGTGCTtgacgtgcagcagctctcgcTGCGCGCCATGGAGGTGGGCGGCATGACGACCACGCAGGTGGAGCGCATGTTTCGCGGGCTCTTCCGCCGCTACGAAGAGATGCTCGCCTTCcgcgccatcaccaccgccgttcTGGCACAGCGAGTGCTGCTTTCCATGGTGGCTTCGGCAATCGCGTACGAGTACCTCGGAGCGCCAAACATCACCTTAAGTCTGTCTGACATCCCGTACGCACGTGCACTGCGCATCACCGTAGCACGGGAGCGTTACACAATCCTTGAGGCGCCAGGTCGCGTTAAGTTTATTGCCTTTCCCGGAACGCACAACTGGCGGACGCGTTGGGTGGACATGCAGTTTGCGCGTGTCACGGAGACTGTGTGGTCGACGTTGCACGAAGGCGTCTGTCTGACTACGACAGCGGAGGACCAAGAGGGGGCCGACCACGCTGAGGCAACGGTGATACTCAACGGCGGTGTTCGGAAGGTGTGGGAGTACCAGGTGCACAAGGGCTTCGCGCAAGAGGCGCAAGAGGTTGGACTGCCCTTCGACACGCTTCTGGAAGACGTCCGCAGTGGCGGTTATACCCTTGTCCTGTGCGGCCATTCGCTGGGCGGGGCCACTGCGCAGTACTTGAGTCTGCAGATGCTGCACCGACGTGCTTCTCTGCTGGTGCCCCGCGGCTCGCAGGAGGAGACGCCGCGACTGCTGTGCGTCTCActcggtgcgccgctgctcggcaaCTACGAGCTGGCCGACCACGTACAGGGCTGCGGCTGGACGCATATCTTCCACAACTTTGTCCACCGCAGCGACATTGTGCCGCGCCTGTCGTGCACGGACGAACTCGCTTGGGACGCGCAGTCGCGACTTAAGCAGCTCGTCACATCCGTCTTCACGGCAGCCCAGAGCTggtggaggggcggcggcagtcaAAGCAGCCCCACGAGTGCGGCGTCGCCAGCAGCAAAtaccgctgcctcctccgccgcgacTGTAGCAGCCAACACCCCCACCCTCAGCTCCGGCAGGCTCTCCACCGCGCTGGCACGCTTGCGCGCCAAGACGCCGTCCGGCACTTCCTTTGCTGACGCTTCTCCAGGTGTTGGCGCTTCAGCTACGTCTGCACTCTTCTCGATGAACGACGCGGCGGGCAAGGAGACCGCCGcgccggaggaggaagacATCTCTGACGGGTCATCTGCATTGTGGGAAGAGCAAGCGCAGCTCGCCGCGTACGCTGATACCACCCTCCGCAACAGCCGTGACGCGCTGGAGAACGACACGCCAGCACCATCTCgtgaggcggcagcgcagctggaCGCCGAAGTGGAGGCGGCCCTCCACGATTTCAAAAGCCGATGtacgcgcaggtgcggcgccgcgtctaGGCCATTGAGCACCGTGTATCACTCGTGTCGTGAAGATGGTGGCTCTGGACCCGACGTCGCCGATGAGCCGGTCACACCTTCTGAAGTTGGGGTTGCGGCGGACACGGTGGCTGATGTAGTGCTGCCGGTGTCTTCGCGCcgcgtgcaccgccgcttTACGTGCTTCGGCCGCTATCATTTTATCCAATACGGTGCCTACGGGTATGTGTCGACCGACGACTCGGAGACCGCCTTCGCGGTGTTGAAGCACGGCTGCGGGGAGGCCTCGGTTTTGGGTGATCACTCTGTGGAGGCTTACAATCGAGGGGTGATGATCCACCTCTACCGCAACACCGAGTCTTAG
- a CDS encoding N-acetyltransferase subunit ARD1, putative, with the protein MQLRRATMEDMYEMQHSNLRCLPENYNLRYYYYHLLSWPQLLYVQQDYNRNTVGYVLGKMDDEEVPDKKHGHITSLAVLRSHRKLGIASRVMRATMKEMDAEYGAHYCSLHVRKTNDAALHLYQDTLGFRCVGVEEKYYMDEEDAYHMKSFFHQANPGSYVDDHKRLIRKAVPGELEGSPAAAGASSPASGGRGGDKNGKRGNDKAAKEISAKEREAAMAELLGLETGGKGRVAGGGAGGKGKSGNSSGSGGKRGSGRQK; encoded by the coding sequence ATGCAGCTCCGTCGCGCCACCATGGAGGACATGTACGAGATGCAGCACAGCAATCTCCGTTGCCTTCCGGAGAACTACAACCTGCGGTACTACTACTACCATCTCCTGTCAtggccgcagctgctctacGTGCAGCAGGATTACAACCGCAACACCGTTGGCTATGTTCTAGGCAAGATGGACGATGAGGAGGTGCCGGATAAAAAGCATGGCCACATCACGTCCTTGGCCGTGCTGCGGTCGCATCGCAAGCTCGGCATCGCGTCGCGCGTGATGCGGGCGACTATGAAGGAGATGGACGCCGAGTACGGCGCTCACTACTGCTCTCTGCATGTGCGCAAGACgaacgacgccgcgctgcacctcTATCAGGACACCCTCGGCTTTCGCTGCGTCGGCGTAGAGGAAAAGTACTAcatggacgaggaggacgcgtATCACATGAAGAGCTTCTTTCACCAGGCGAATCCCGGCTCCTACGTCGACGATCACAAGCGGCTGATCCGCAAGGCGGTGCCTGGTGAGTTGGAAGGCAGCCCGGCCGCGGCtggcgcgtcgtcgccggcgtccGGCGGACGCGGCGGGGACAAGAATGGCAAGAGGGGCAACGATAAGGCCGCGAAGGAGATCTCCGCGAAGGAGcgggaggcggcgatggccgAGCTGCTGGGGCTGGAGACGGGCGGCAAGGGCAGGGTcgcgggtggtggtgctggcggaaAAGGCAagagcggcaacagcagcggcagcggcgggaagagaggcagcggaCGACAGAAGTAG
- a CDS encoding small Rab GTP binding protein, putative → MSSIGRAPTTTAGASASTRKFKLVLLGESGVGKSSVVQRLMKNAFSEKLNSTVGASFFRYTCNVDDDTAVHFDIWDTAGQERFKSLASMYYRGAAAALVVFDIVSADTFEKARYWIRELQANSPETIVMLVGNKKDLESERQVSLADAQQCAVEMGAMYHETSARSGDGVQDAFHAVAAKLIETNSTFNVREGGVMCHAENAAPRQENRCC, encoded by the coding sequence ATGTCATCCATCGGTCGCGccccgacgacgacggcggggGCTTCCGCTTCGACACGGAAGTTCAAACTAGTCCTGCTCGGGGAGAGTGGCGTCGGCAAGTCGTCCGTCGTGCAGCGTCTCATGAAGAATGCCTTTAGCGAGAAGCTGAacagcaccgtcggcgcCTCCTTCTTTCGGTACACGTGCAACGTGGACGACGACACCGCCGTTCACTTCGATATATGGGACACGGCAGGGCAGGAGCGCTTTAAGAGTTTAGCTTCTATGTACTaccgcggtgccgctgcggcgctcgtCGTGTTCGACATTGTCTCCGCCGATACGTTCGAGAAGGCAAGGTACTGGATTCGCGAGCTGCAAGCCAACTCGCCAGAGACGATTGTGATGCTGGTAGGCAACAAGAAGGACTTGGAGAGCGAGCGGCAGGTTTCTTTGGCAGAtgcgcagcagtgcgcgGTGGAGATGGGTGCCATGTACCACGAGACtagcgcgcgcagcggcgacggggTTCAGGATGCGTTCCATGCCGTCGCTGCGAAACTGATCGAGACAAACAGCACCTTCAACGTGCGCGAGGGCGGTGTTATGTGCCACGCAGAGAACGCGGCACCGCGTCAAGAGAATCGATGCTGCTAG
- a CDS encoding protein kinase A regulatory subunit, putative yields MSAEDTPISLFLQACNQEGVKTPNPKLVEFFQSHETFDSILEIDLSNNYIGNRGLLAVLDVIGHLSCFRCLNAMDQKLYNSDFSEEAVKGNAVIDRIVEVFKVHPTANSLNLSNNPISNYAGRKLLSLAQVNRRMCLIEVSDTRIDFDLRNKIAKQCEENTRNMWDAEQDENANSGAAFGENLEWVPTQATADLTSLGAGRARRQTVRVEGIDPEAAKNYVPPVHEKSQEDTDMICELLSHNVLFGFLGSKDILTVAGAMYREEFVKDECIIEFGQTHCDKLYVIQSGEADIIKEGQKVFVKTEGTAVGELELLYDTPAVATVKVSTEALVAWVLDRETYRNLVMGSCIRRRETYMSMLAKVPFLQSLDAYERMQIADALTSDEFAAGDYIIHYDEEGEWLYIIIEGTVEVIGRDAAGNKTKVCEFHSGDHIGELEFLNEHRTVADIVAVTDVTTAKLNRRHFEMCMGPVMDVLKRNSTSAKYDYYQQVLQQQQQGAPAAVQ; encoded by the coding sequence ATGTCCGCGGAAGACACCCCCATCTCGCTCTTCCTGCAGGCGTGCAACCAGGAGGGCGTCAAGACACCCAATCCGAAGCTGGTGGAGTTCTTTCAGAGCCACGAAACCTTCGACAGCATCCTTGAGATCGACCTCAGCAACAACTACATCGGCAACCGCGGCCTGCTGGCAGTGCTGGACGTCATTGGGCATCTGAGCTGCTTCCGCTGCCTCAACGCCATGGACCAGAAGCTGTACAACTCAGACTTCAGCGAGGAAGCTGTCAAGGGCAATGCCGTGATTGACCGCATCGTGGAAGTGTTCAAGGTGCACCCCACCGCCAACTCGCTCAACCTCAGCAACAACCCCATCTCGAACTACGCGGGGCGTAAGCTGCTCTCCCTGGCGCAGGTGAACCGCCGCATGTGCCTCATCGAGGTGAGCGACACCCGCATAGACTTTGATCTTCGCAACAAGATTGCGAAGCAGTGCGAGGAGAACACCCGCAACATGTGGGACGCCGAGCAGGATGAGAACGCAAATTCGGGCGCCGCCTTCGGCGAGAACCTGGAGTGGGTGCCGACCCAGGCCACGGCGGACCTGACGTCGCTCGGCGCCGGCCGGGCTCGTCGCCAGACAGTACGGGTCGAGGGCATTGACCCTGAGGCAGCCAAGAACTACGTGCCCCCGGTGCATGAAAAGTCGCAGGAAGACACGGATATGATTTGCGAGCTGCTGAGCCACAACGTGCTCTTCGGCTTCCTCGGCAGCAAGGACATCCTAACTGTGGCGGGAGCGATGTACCGCGAGGAGTTCGTGAAGGACGAGTGCATCATCGAGTTCGGCCAGACCCACTGCGACAAGCTCTACGTTATTCAGAGCGGTGAGGCAGATATTATAAAAGAGGGCCAAAAAGTGTTCGTCAAGACGGAGGGCACGGCGGTGGgcgagctggagctgctgtaCGACACGCCTGCCGTTGCAACCGTGAAGGTGTCCACggaggcgctggtggcgtgGGTGCTGGACCGCGAAACGTACCGCAACCTCGTCATGGGCTCCtgcatccgccgccgtgaaACGTACATGTCGATGCTGGCCAAGGTTCCATTCCTGCAGAGCCTCGACGCCTACGAGCGCATGCAGATCGCAGACGCCCTCACGAGCGACGAGTTCGCTGCCGGCGACTACATCATCCACtacgacgaggagggcgagtgGCTTTACATCATTATCGAAGGCACCGTGGAGGTAATCGGTCGCGATGCGGCCGGCAACAAGACGAAAGTTTGCGAGTTCCACAGCGGTGACCACATCGGCGAGCTGGAGTTCCTCAACGAGCACCGCACTGTTGCGGACATCGTGGCCGTCACGGACGTCACGACGGCGAAGCTGAACCGCCGGCATTTCGAGATGTGCATGGGCCCCGTCATGGACGTGTTGAAGCGGAATAGCACCTCTGCCAAGTACGACTACTACCAGCAAGtgctccagcagcaacagcagggTGCCCCGGCGGCGGTCCAGTAA
- a CDS encoding MOZ/SAS family acetyltransferase, putative: MEVGQRCRLLLADCTSTHATNSSDDIHSNGFTVTGVVVGVRPHAEEPWRRLYYVHCTHIEFGAELARQRRKAAAPSWSGAPLSTIGSGTIHSCNELRAAGGSFVSNGGYHYRYDGWYDAFALAPLSADVFLANNTAAMASAGSSPPEPPATVSEPRDDEGAASVPAVSHLPGQHREAPEEWVTAMERDTAVCEVVYLCYAFQPWFPAPYSALQYLALPEDDVCHSVYVCHRCLSPFFTREQYYVHLAGEYCRLRTPPGRLIYHDGDAGYKAFLVDGAKDLHYGRCLSLLGKQLIESKVLSNDVDLYEYVVVTIPRASLPYIPAALPSCTSAEQCGVDNLVALSREGFRQASSDFDAEDWDGDAVMGYFSRLKHHPDHTLSCIVTLPMFQRTRVATFLLDVAYWMTRQRQRLCGCGFCGQSGGAISRPFSPHGQSLLLSYWRRALLRSLAEVAPLHRRASRAAQPELRFTLAELRALMDIPIHTDDMETLLLQSEFAFYQPAAASAASARYSDDDDSTSPPTSPTSAKRGQRRERGSTSTSLKDSQASSGSKLSSSSAGGSAGNGGSSTSGARYTATLVLEATLLEAAAELHTKKPRSCVMFDKRWLVKDGRGAYAYDTPYFHH; this comes from the coding sequence ATGGAGGTCGGCCAGCGGTGTCGTCTCCTTCTCGCCGACTGCACATCCACGCATGCCACGAACAGCTCGGATGACATCCACAGCAACGGATTCACCGTGACaggagtggtggtgggggtgcgCCCCCACGCCGAGGAGCCATGGCGGCGCTTGTATTACGTTCACTGCACCCACATCGAGTTTGGCgcggagctggcgcggcagcggcgcaaggCGGCTGCACCGTCGTGGAGCGGGGCCCCACTCAGCACTATTGGGAGCGGCACCATACACAGCTGcaacgagctgcgcgccgccggcggcagcttTGTCTCAAACGGCGGCTACCACTACCGCTACGATGGCTGGTATGATGCCTTCGCTCTCGCCCCGCTGTCTGCGGACGTCTTCCTCGCCAACAACACCGCTGCCATGGCGTCCGCTGGCTCTTCGCCACCTGAGCCGCCCGCGACGGTGTCGGAACCGCGCGATGACGAAGGAGCAGCGTCAGTGCCCGCCGTCTCGCACCTGCCTGGACAGCACCGCGAAGCCCCGGAGGAGTGGGTGACCGCGATGGAGCGTGACACGGCCGTGTGCGAGGTGGTGTATCTGTGCTACGCCTTCCAACCTTGGTTTCCTGCACCCTACAGCGCTCTACAGTACCTGGCCCTCCCCGAGGACGACGTCTGCCACTCCGTCTACGTGTGCCACCGCTGTCTCTCGCCCTTCTTCACGCGGGAGCAGTACTACGTACACCTGGCCGGCGAGTACTGCCGCCTGCGCACCCCGCCTGGCCGACTCATCTACCATGACGGGGACGCCGGGTACAAGGCGTTCCTCGTGGACGGCGCCAAGGACCTCCACTatggccgctgcctctccctcctggGCAAACAGCTCATCGAGAGCAAGGTGCTGTCGAACGACGTCGACCTGTACGAGTATGTGGTGGTGACGATTCCCCGCGCCTCTCTGCCGTACATACCAGCCGCACTGCCGTCCTGCACGTCCGCCGAGCAGTGTGGAGTGGACAACCTGGTCGCGCTTTCGAGAGAGGGGTTTCGCCAGGCTTCGAGCGACTTCGACGCGGAGGACTGggacggcgacgcggtgATGGGGTACTTCAGCAGGCTGAAGCACCACCCCGATCACACGCTCTCGTGCATTGTCACGCTGCCCATGTTTCAACGCACACGTGTGGCTACTTTCCTGCTGGATGTGGCGTACTGGATgactcggcagcggcaacgtcTGTGCGGGTGCGGCTTCTGTGGGCAGTCTGGCGGAGCCATCAGTCGACCCTTCTCGCCCCACGGGCagtcgttgctgctctccTACTGGCgacgcgcgctgctgcggtctCTAGCCGAGGTTGCTCCGTTACACCGGCGTGCGTCACGGGCCGCGCAGCCGGAGCTGCGCTTCACCCTGGCGGAGCTCCGCGCGCTGATGGACATACCAATCCACACAGATGACATGGaaacgctgctgctgcagagcgagTTCGCCTTCTATcagcccgctgctgccagcgccgcgtcggcgcgctacagcgacgatgacgacagCACCTCACCACCAACCTCTCCGACCTCTGCAAAGAGAGGGCAACGTCGcgagcgcggcagcacctccactTCGCTGAAAGACTCGcaggcgagcagcggcagcaagctgtcctcttcctcggccGGAGGCAGCGCTGGGAATGGTGGCAGCTCGACATCTGGCGCGCGCTACACGGCCACGCTGGTTCTGGAGGCCACGCTCCttgaggcagcagcagagcttCACACAAAGAAGCCGCGCTCGTGTGTGATGTTCGACAAGCGCTGGCTCGTAAAGGATGGGCGAGGCGCCTATGCGTACGACACGCCGTACTTCCACCACTGA